A region of the Mesorhizobium shangrilense genome:
CATCCGTTTCCAGTCCAAAGGCCTCGTCCTTCCGATGCATCCAGCTCTCCGCGCCGCCGCTGCCCTCTGGCGGGCAATTGCCATCGCCACCGATGCAACAGGGATAAAGCGTTCTTGGTTTGGCGGCGCGCCGCTCTTCCAGCCGCACCTCATGCCCCCAGGGAACATTGAGATCGTATTCGTAGAGAAACCGGCTGCCCTTCCGCAGTTTCAGGGCATTGAGCCCAATGTCGGGCGATTCCGCAGTCAGCTCCCATGAGCCGTAGCAGACAGTATGCACGACGAACTGCCCTCCCAGCCCATCACGATCTGGAGGACGCCGTGAAATTCGCGCAGGGCCATGGTCGCCGGCACTTGCACCCGGCGCCAGACCATCGGGCTAAGACCTTTCAGCCAGACGCGGAACTGCAGGATTGT
Encoded here:
- a CDS encoding IS1096 element passenger TnpR family protein, whose translation is MHTVCYGSWELTAESPDIGLNALKLRKGSRFLYEYDLNVPWGHEVRLEERRAAKPRTLYPCCIGGDGNCPPEGSGGAESWMHRKDEAFGLETDEDVMTALALIQEISDTRSLAIFDDPDRAEELQELLFRIESREDLLGKPFKRRQANKRLRRNEHLTHMHQQM